The proteins below are encoded in one region of Cucurbita pepo subsp. pepo cultivar mu-cu-16 chromosome LG10, ASM280686v2, whole genome shotgun sequence:
- the LOC111804528 gene encoding probable proteasome inhibitor isoform X1, whose product MVNEQSVMAVIRATRPTFRNDNDKVAFAVHAIFLASGCVLTATGPPAFTDAAFSSPSKDEISIEGWNELEDEYAYVYANLEKDSNWKKVIVKCLVMNGKLLIDALTDENSEPLHLEIDVEDIVNPNGGSNYSTQYRNLDTLVKRLGSGIFSKLGGYSKATTSNPARAESESSERSSVVVNKPTSGIPELPGPLLDPSGVVIPPINPFGGGDLFPGPGAGMYPAGGGLSGDGSMLLGPNDPRWLGVGRGPGFEGGQPGVPPGARFDPYGPPGVPGFEPFRFVRNPGRPGGGTHPDLEHFGDGSDFI is encoded by the exons ATGGTGAATGAGCAATCGGTTATGGCCGTCATCAGGGCAACTAGGCCTACCTTTCGCAATGACAACGACAAGGTCGCCTTTGCGGTTCACGCCATATTTCTCGCCTCCGGCTGCGTGCTCACTGCCACCGGACCTCCTGCTTTTACTGACGCCGCCTTTTCTTCTCCCTCAAAGG ATGAAATTAGTATCGAGGGCTGGAACGAATTAGAGGATGAGTACGCATACGTTTACGCAAATCTTGAAAAGGATTCTAACTGGAAGAAAGTGATAGTGAAGTGCCTGGTGATGAACGGGAAATTGCTTATTGATGCCTTGACTGATGAGAATTCCGAGCCGCTCCATCTTGAAATTGA CGTTGAAGACATCGTCAATCCGAATGGGGGAAGTAACTATTCAACGCAGTACAGAAATTTGGATACTCTGGTGAAACGCTTGGGCTCGGGAATATTCTCAAAATTGGGTGGTTATTCGAAAGCCACGACAAGTAATCCAGCAAG GGCTGAGAGTGAGAGTAGTGAAAGATCATCTGTAGTTGTAAATAAGCCTACTTCTGGAATTCCTGAGCTTCCTGGTCCACTGCTCGATCCTTCCGG AGTTGTAATTCCTCCTATTAATCCCTTTGGTGGTGGCGATCTTTTTCCTGGACCTGGTGCTGGAATGTACCCTGCTGg AGGTGGTTTAAGCGGCGATGGGAGCATGCTTTTAG GACCTAATGACCCGCGATGGTTAGGAGTTGGTAGAGGACCTGGATTTGAAGGCGGGCAGCC GGGTGTTCCTCCAGGTGCTCGTTTTGATCCATATGGTCCACCTGGTGTTCCTGGTTTTGAACCCTTTCGGTTTGTTAG AAATCCTGGGAGACCTGGAGGGGGAACTCATCCGGACCTGGAGCATTTTGGAGACGGTTCAGATTTCATATAG
- the LOC111804528 gene encoding probable proteasome inhibitor isoform X3 produces the protein MVNEQSVMAVIRATRPTFRNDNDKVAFAVHAIFLASGCVLTATGPPAFTDAAFSSPSKDEISIEGWNELEDEYAYVYANLEKDSNWKKVIVKCLVMNGKLLIDALTDENSEPLHLEIDVEDIVNPNGGSNYSTQYRNLDTLVKRLGSGIFSKLGGYSKATTSNPARVVIPPINPFGGGDLFPGPGAGMYPAGGGLSGDGSMLLGPNDPRWLGVGRGPGFEGGQPGVPPGARFDPYGPPGVPGFEPFRFVRNPGRPGGGTHPDLEHFGDGSDFI, from the exons ATGGTGAATGAGCAATCGGTTATGGCCGTCATCAGGGCAACTAGGCCTACCTTTCGCAATGACAACGACAAGGTCGCCTTTGCGGTTCACGCCATATTTCTCGCCTCCGGCTGCGTGCTCACTGCCACCGGACCTCCTGCTTTTACTGACGCCGCCTTTTCTTCTCCCTCAAAGG ATGAAATTAGTATCGAGGGCTGGAACGAATTAGAGGATGAGTACGCATACGTTTACGCAAATCTTGAAAAGGATTCTAACTGGAAGAAAGTGATAGTGAAGTGCCTGGTGATGAACGGGAAATTGCTTATTGATGCCTTGACTGATGAGAATTCCGAGCCGCTCCATCTTGAAATTGA CGTTGAAGACATCGTCAATCCGAATGGGGGAAGTAACTATTCAACGCAGTACAGAAATTTGGATACTCTGGTGAAACGCTTGGGCTCGGGAATATTCTCAAAATTGGGTGGTTATTCGAAAGCCACGACAAGTAATCCAGCAAG AGTTGTAATTCCTCCTATTAATCCCTTTGGTGGTGGCGATCTTTTTCCTGGACCTGGTGCTGGAATGTACCCTGCTGg AGGTGGTTTAAGCGGCGATGGGAGCATGCTTTTAG GACCTAATGACCCGCGATGGTTAGGAGTTGGTAGAGGACCTGGATTTGAAGGCGGGCAGCC GGGTGTTCCTCCAGGTGCTCGTTTTGATCCATATGGTCCACCTGGTGTTCCTGGTTTTGAACCCTTTCGGTTTGTTAG AAATCCTGGGAGACCTGGAGGGGGAACTCATCCGGACCTGGAGCATTTTGGAGACGGTTCAGATTTCATATAG
- the LOC111804528 gene encoding probable proteasome inhibitor isoform X4 has product MVNEQSVMAVIRATRPTFRNDNDKVAFAVHAIFLASGCVLTATGPPAFTDAAFSSPSKDEISIEGWNELEDEYAYVYANLEKDSNWKKVIVKCLVMNGKLLIDALTDENSEPLHLEIDVEDIVNPNGGSNYSTQYRNLDTLVKRLGSGIFSKLGGYSKATTSNPARGGLSGDGSMLLGPNDPRWLGVGRGPGFEGGQPGVPPGARFDPYGPPGVPGFEPFRFVRNPGRPGGGTHPDLEHFGDGSDFI; this is encoded by the exons ATGGTGAATGAGCAATCGGTTATGGCCGTCATCAGGGCAACTAGGCCTACCTTTCGCAATGACAACGACAAGGTCGCCTTTGCGGTTCACGCCATATTTCTCGCCTCCGGCTGCGTGCTCACTGCCACCGGACCTCCTGCTTTTACTGACGCCGCCTTTTCTTCTCCCTCAAAGG ATGAAATTAGTATCGAGGGCTGGAACGAATTAGAGGATGAGTACGCATACGTTTACGCAAATCTTGAAAAGGATTCTAACTGGAAGAAAGTGATAGTGAAGTGCCTGGTGATGAACGGGAAATTGCTTATTGATGCCTTGACTGATGAGAATTCCGAGCCGCTCCATCTTGAAATTGA CGTTGAAGACATCGTCAATCCGAATGGGGGAAGTAACTATTCAACGCAGTACAGAAATTTGGATACTCTGGTGAAACGCTTGGGCTCGGGAATATTCTCAAAATTGGGTGGTTATTCGAAAGCCACGACAAGTAATCCAGCAAG AGGTGGTTTAAGCGGCGATGGGAGCATGCTTTTAG GACCTAATGACCCGCGATGGTTAGGAGTTGGTAGAGGACCTGGATTTGAAGGCGGGCAGCC GGGTGTTCCTCCAGGTGCTCGTTTTGATCCATATGGTCCACCTGGTGTTCCTGGTTTTGAACCCTTTCGGTTTGTTAG AAATCCTGGGAGACCTGGAGGGGGAACTCATCCGGACCTGGAGCATTTTGGAGACGGTTCAGATTTCATATAG
- the LOC111804528 gene encoding probable proteasome inhibitor isoform X2, whose protein sequence is MVNEQSVMAVIRATRPTFRNDNDKVAFAVHAIFLASGCVLTATGPPAFTDAAFSSPSKDEISIEGWNELEDEYAYVYANLEKDSNWKKVIVKCLVMNGKLLIDALTDENSEPLHLEIDVEDIVNPNGGSNYSTQYRNLDTLVKRLGSGIFSKLGGYSKATTSNPARAESESSERSSVVVNKPTSGIPELPGPLLDPSGGGLSGDGSMLLGPNDPRWLGVGRGPGFEGGQPGVPPGARFDPYGPPGVPGFEPFRFVRNPGRPGGGTHPDLEHFGDGSDFI, encoded by the exons ATGGTGAATGAGCAATCGGTTATGGCCGTCATCAGGGCAACTAGGCCTACCTTTCGCAATGACAACGACAAGGTCGCCTTTGCGGTTCACGCCATATTTCTCGCCTCCGGCTGCGTGCTCACTGCCACCGGACCTCCTGCTTTTACTGACGCCGCCTTTTCTTCTCCCTCAAAGG ATGAAATTAGTATCGAGGGCTGGAACGAATTAGAGGATGAGTACGCATACGTTTACGCAAATCTTGAAAAGGATTCTAACTGGAAGAAAGTGATAGTGAAGTGCCTGGTGATGAACGGGAAATTGCTTATTGATGCCTTGACTGATGAGAATTCCGAGCCGCTCCATCTTGAAATTGA CGTTGAAGACATCGTCAATCCGAATGGGGGAAGTAACTATTCAACGCAGTACAGAAATTTGGATACTCTGGTGAAACGCTTGGGCTCGGGAATATTCTCAAAATTGGGTGGTTATTCGAAAGCCACGACAAGTAATCCAGCAAG GGCTGAGAGTGAGAGTAGTGAAAGATCATCTGTAGTTGTAAATAAGCCTACTTCTGGAATTCCTGAGCTTCCTGGTCCACTGCTCGATCCTTCCGG AGGTGGTTTAAGCGGCGATGGGAGCATGCTTTTAG GACCTAATGACCCGCGATGGTTAGGAGTTGGTAGAGGACCTGGATTTGAAGGCGGGCAGCC GGGTGTTCCTCCAGGTGCTCGTTTTGATCCATATGGTCCACCTGGTGTTCCTGGTTTTGAACCCTTTCGGTTTGTTAG AAATCCTGGGAGACCTGGAGGGGGAACTCATCCGGACCTGGAGCATTTTGGAGACGGTTCAGATTTCATATAG